One window of the Takifugu rubripes chromosome 13, fTakRub1.2, whole genome shotgun sequence genome contains the following:
- the LOC115252142 gene encoding putative nuclease HARBI1 — MYASRHPLQTPSHSVNVQLICDANNHLLNVVSRFPGGAHDSFIFQNSSVGTHLEQGAAGDAWLIGDRGYALVTPLTNPQPPQEILFNQMHARSRSTIERTIGMLKGRRMCLDTAGGNLLYKPEKNNLCRFQHPPST; from the exons ATGTACGCATCAAGGCACCCTCTCCAGACCCCTTCCCATTCCGTAAACGTACAACTCATCTGCGACGCCAACAACCACTTACTAAACGTGGTCTCCAGGTTCCCAGGAGGAGCACACGActcctttatttttcaaaacagCTCCGTGGGAACACACCTAGAACAAGGAGCAGCTGGTGACGCATGGCTCATTG gggatcgaggatatgccctggtgacaccactgaccaaccctcagcctccacaggaaattttattcaatcagatgcatgcgcgcagtcgctccaccattgaacgcaccatcggcatgttaaaggggcgccggatgtgtttggacacagcaggtggcaATTTGCTGTACAAACCGGAGAAG aATAATCTCTGCCGGTTCCAGCATCCTCCAAGCACATGA
- the nqo1 gene encoding NAD(P)H dehydrogenase [quinone] 1, protein MATKTVLIVFAHQSPGSFNAAVRDVAVQELEQQGFRVLVSDLYAMKFRADATRDDIIGELKNPELFQYGDETMSAWREDRLSDDIVAEQRKVAEANLIIFQFPLYWFSVPAILKGWFDRVLTQGFAFSLENMYDEGVFKDKKAMLSFSTGAIQTMFQPDGINGDINVTLWPIQNGTLHFCGFQVLAPQIFWCPAHSTPDARTAMLDGWRARLEGLMREKPLTFAHCELFNISFQGGFLMRPEVKRQQESEPFGLTTGHHLGKPLPPDNQLKAPSMEN, encoded by the exons ATGG CAACAAAGACGGTCCTCATCGTGTTCGCCCACCAGAGTCCTGGTTCCTTCAACGCGGCGGTGCGCGATGTGGCagtgcaggagctggagcagcagggctTCCGGGTCCTCGTGTCTGACCTTTACGCCATGAAGTTTAGAGCTGACGCCACGCGCGACGACATCATCG GGGAGCTGAAAAATCCAGAGCTGTTCCAGTACGGAGACGAGACCATGAGCGCCTGGAGGGAAGATCGCCTCAGCGACGACATTGTGGCCGAGCAGCGAAAAGTGGCGGAAGCCAACCTCATCATCTTTCAG TTCCCTCTCTACTGGTTTAGCGTCCCTGCCATCTTGAAGGGTTGGTTTGACAGAGTGTTGACACAGGGTTTCGCATTTTCCCTGGAAAACATGTACGATGAAGGTGTGTTCAAG GACAAGAAAGCCATGTTGTCCTTCAGCACGGGGGCAATCCAGACCATGTTCCAGCCTGACGGCATCAATGGGGATATCAATGTCACGCTCTGGCCTATACAG AACGGCACTCTGCACTTCTGTGGATTTCAGGTTCTTGCTCCGCAGATATTCTGGTGTCCAGCTCACTCCACGCCTGACGCGCGCACCGCAATGCTGGATGGGTGGAGAGCGCGGCTAGAGGGACTGATGAGGGAAAAGCCTCTGACGTTCGCCCACTGTGAGCTTTTTAACATCAGCTTTCAGGGTGGGTTCCTGATGCGGCCAGAAgtgaagaggcagcaggagtCAGAGCCTTTCGGGCTCACCACGGGTCACCATCTGGGGAAACCGCTGCCACCTGACAACCAGCTTAAAGCGCCATCGATGGAAAACTAA